ACCCGGCGATAAAAACGGTCGCGGCAAACCGCGTTATCGCCGAAGACGCCGGCTACGAGGTCGTCGCGACCTTCCCGCTTCCGGCATCCGCGTGGTGGGACGACTACTATACGCCGATGAGCAAACGGCTCGCCGACCTGCGGCCGAAAGTCGCAGGCAATCCCGAAGCGGAGGCTCTCATCGAGTTCGAGGAGCGTGAGATCGCCGTCCACCGGGAGCACGGCAGCGAGTACGGCTACGAGTTCTTCATTCTGCAAAAGAAGGGGTGATCCGCCTGGTCCGGAAGGCAGTTCCTACTTCCCCTTCATCTTCCCGATATCCCGTGCGCACTTCCCGATCGCCTTCCAGCGCTTCTTCTCGAGCCTGACAAGCCCTATCTCCGCTTTCTCCTCTTCGAAAGCAAGTTCGCGCATGAGCCGCTGGAAACTCTCCAGCCGTGCTGCGGGAAGGGCTCCGGCCGCGACGGCCGCCTGGACCGCACAGCCCGGCTCCCCCTCGTGCCGGCAGTCCGAGAACCTGCAGCCCTCCGCGAGTTCGAGGATCTCGGGGAACGTCTCGGCGATGCCGGCGGATGCCGTGCCGATGCCGACCTCCCGCAGCCCGGGGTTGTCGATCATGAGCGCCCCGCCCTCAAGAACGAAGAGCTGGCGGACGGTCGTGGTGTGCCGCCCTCTGTCGTCGTAGTCCCGGGTGTGCGAGGTCTCCTGCACCGGGCGGCCCATGAGCCGGTTGATCAGGGTGGACTTGCCGACGCCTGATGAGCCGATGAGGGCGATTGTTCTTCGCGGCAGGAGGTAGGGGCCGAGCCGGTCGAGGCCCTCCCCGCTCGCGGCACTGACGGGGATGACCGGTATGCCGGGAGAGGCCGCGGCGAGTTCGTCGGCGAGCGCTGCGGGGTCGTCCGCGAGGTCGGACTTGTTGATGACGATGACCGGGCTGGCGCCGGATGCATGGGCGATCGCGAGATAACGTTCAGTTCTGCGGGCGTTGAGGTCGTGGCCGGCGGCCGTGACGATGAAGACCGTGTCGATGTTCGCCGCGATGACCTGATCGCCGCCTTCGCGTCCCGGTGCCCCCCGGGCAAACCGGGTCTTCTGCGGGAGGATATCGACGATCACCGTGGTTCCGGCCTCCGGCTGGTCGAGGAGCACGACGAAGTCCCCCACCGCCGGGAACCGGCCGAGCCTCCGTAGCGCCCCGGAGATCCCGGCCGTGACCGAACCGCCGTCGATGAGCACGTCCCACACCGTCTTCTGCCGGCAGGCCACGCGACCGGGAAGGTATGGCCCGGTGTACTTCGAGAAGGCTCTTTCGTGCTCTTCCGTCCAGCCGAGGTCGTTGAGGGTGTAGGGGTGCTCTTCTCCGCACCGGAACGAGGGTTGGCTCATGGGAAATCTGAACTCCATACAAGAGTGCATACGGGATGGCAAGTGCTTTGTGGTAGCAGTTTTCGGAGAGAGGCGGCGCGTGCCGCTATGGAACAGGGGATCTCGCCAGTACCATCATGTGTGCCCCCCGCTTCACGGAGCCCGGCGCGACTCTCAGTGCCTGCATCCCCGGATCATGTATCCGCCTCCTCGGCCGGCCTCCATGCCCGGGGAGGGACGAGGAGTTCGAATCTGGCCCCCCTGCCAGCCGTGCCGGTCTCGCGGATCCCGATCTCGGTTACGGAGAGGATGTCCCGGGAGAACGCCAGCCCGAAACCGGTGTTCTTCCCAAACCCGTAGCGGAAGATCCTCTCCTTCTCGTCGTCCGGGATTCCTGCCCCGTCGTCCTCGAACGCCACGGTGAGCGTCCCGTCGCTCTGCTCGCCGGCCGTCACCAGAATCCGGGTGACTCCTCCCCCGTGCCGGAGGGCGTTCTCGATCAGGTTGTACGCGACTCTGGGCGAGAGCGGGTCGGCATAAACCTCCACCGGGGCGACACGGGTGGAGATCTCGACTCCCGGGTGGCGGATGCCGGTGACGGCCCCGGCAATCATCGTCTCAAGCGGCTGCCAGACCGGCTGGTATACGCCGAGCATCTGGTATTCACGGGAGAACTCGAGGTGCTTTTTGATCGTCTCCACGGTCTCGATCGAGTGGGAGAGATACGTGTCGGCCTCGGGATGCGTCCGGTCTTCCTGGAGGAGGTTGAGGTACCAGGCAAGGGCGGTGATGTCGTTGCCGATATCGTGGCAGGTCACCCGGGAGAGGAGGGATAACTTCTGGTTGGCCGTCCGGAGAGCGGTCTCCGCTGCTTTTCGGCCGGTGATGTCCCTGAGGATCATGACGAACCCTGCAGGATCCCCTTCCGGATTCCTGACGAGCGTTCCGGCGATGCTGACGACGCTCTCCTTCCTGCCGTTGGGTGTTGCCTCGATATCCGATACCCGTCCCTGTTCGAGGATGGCGGCCCGGATCGAGGCATACATCTCCTCGGGGACGAACCGCCCAACCGGCTGGCCGGGAAGATCGGCCTCGGCCACGCCGAAGATCTCCGCGGCCGATGCGTTCGTCGTGATGATCCTGCCCTCGATATCGGTAAGGAGCAGGCCATCGGGCATCGTCCGGATGATCTCCGGGACAGCCGTCTCGGGACTCAGGGTGAACAACCCGTACCGGTGCATGGCATAGGCGATGAGAAGGCAGAACAGGACAATCCCGATGAAGACGAGGTTGACGGTATAGATCCCGAGAGCCGGAAGGATCAGCCCGGAGAGTGAGCCGAAGCCGACAATGGTTGCGATACCGATGCCGACAAGCCGGTTCTGGCGTCGTATCCTCCCCCGGGGCGCTCCCCGCCAGGACGAGATGCCGATGTATGTCGCTAGAAGTATTGCTAGGGCAATATAGGCCCTCGCGGCCAGGGAGACGGCGCTTTCCGGCGCCGGCAGGTAGACATACCCCATCCCGGGCTGGAAGATCACCGTAAAGATCTGGTCGGTGAAGATGCCGATCAGTGCAAGGAGAACGGCGGGCAGGTAAAGGCCGATGAGGAGGATTCCACGTTTATCCCTTCGGGTGAGCGGGTGGCCGGTGAAGGCAAGCGTGAAATGGACGGCAAGCACAATGGTAAACGTCCACAGGGCGCTGGCCCGCAGCCAGAAGTGGTAGCCGTCATAGTCGGCAGATTGCCAGAGGAAGTACTCGCCGAGGGCCCAGTAGGTCGCACTGAGCGCTACTGCGAGGAAGAGGCGGTTGACCGTCGAAGAAGGGTTTTTTGCAAAAACGTACATCCCGAGACCGTAGGTAGCGAACGCCGAGACGGCGCAGACACCGACCAGGATGGGAAAAAGAACCGTGATGAGATCCGACATGGTTGCCTGAGCCCTTGCACACTCTGTGTTCTCAGCCCGCTGCCCTGTCCTCGTCACCGTGAGAACACAGCGCAGGCCCGTCGTGATTATTTGCTATGTCTCCTCATAAATCCCTTCTCTTTCTATCGTGCGCAGCCGGCATCCCGTGGCCGCGATGGCTCCGCATTCAGTCCGGATTTTCGGATCAGGGCCTAAAATGGCCGAATCCGGTGCGGTTCCCTCGCAGGAGAGGCATGGTCGGCGGCCTGCACCGCCGGAAGGGATCTGCTTCGGCTACCACAGGCGCTTAATACGGGGTTCATGCTATAATCCTGCAGGGAAGCGGAATGAGCGGCAGAAGTTATGTCCACGGGTATACGGCGCGGGAAGCGGAGCGGTTGAGCGATCAGGCAGAGACCCTTGCCGGGCTCCTCCACGGCGACACCCGGTACCCGGCAGGCTCACGGGTGCTCGAGGCCGGGTGCGGCACCGGCGCCCAGACGGTGATCCTGGCGCGGAACTGTCCGGAGGCGCGGATCACGTCGGTCGATATCTCCGAAGCCTCGCTTGGGGAGGCAAAAATGCGTGTCCAGGACGCGGGGATAGAGAACGTCACCTTCGAGACCGGGGACATCTTCGACCTCCGGTACGAGCCGGGGAGCTTCGACCATATCTTCCTCTGTTTTGTTCTCGAACACCTGGAGGAGCCCCGCCGTGCGCTCGAGCGCCTCCGCCCGCTGCTCCGCGAGCGCGGCACGATCACCGTGATCGAGGGGGATCACGGCTCGGCGTACTTCCACCCGGACAGCGCCCACGCCCGCCGGACGATCGGGTGCCTCGTCACCCTCCAGCGGGAGATGGGCGGCAACGCCCTGATCGGGCGGGAACTCTACCCGCTCGCCACCGGCGCAGGCTACCGCGACGTCCATGTCTCGCCGCGGATGGTCTACGCGGACGGGTCCCGGCCTGACCTTATCCGCGGGTTCACGCGGCTGACATTCACCGCCATGGTCGAGGGCGTGGGGGACAACGCGGTGAGCCGGGGGATGATGAGCCGGGAGGACTGGGCTCGGGGGATAGCCGACCTCTACCGTGCTGCGGGGCCGGACGGGGTCTTCTGCTATACGTTTTTTAAAGCGACGGGAAGAAAGTAACCGGGATACTTACCGCTTCGCCCCAAACGGCACCATGAGGTATCCCCCGAATCCCGCGAGCCAGAGGAGCGCGGGGTAGACGATCATCCTCTCCGACCCCCCATGGCCGATAGGGCCATAGAGGCTCATGATGCCGAAGTCGCTCGCGGCATGCGTCACGAGGAAGACGAGGCCGACAATGCCGGCGATGATCGAGATCGCCTTTAAGGGTCCCCGGACCAGCGAGGCACAGGCGATCGCCTCGACGTTGAAGAATACGAAGGCCGCGAGTGCAAAGAGGCCGTGGATGCCGGGAATATCCAGCGTGAAGACCGCGGCGCCCATCGCCCCGGCACCCGTGAGGACGAAGACGGGCAGGATCCAGCCTCTGCCATAGGAGCGGTAGAGGAAGTAGCCGCCGATGACGTTCAGGAGGCCTGCAAGGAAGAGGGAGGAGTTGAAGAGCCATGCCGTCGCGCCGGTCACGCCGAGATCGCTGATTGCATTTATATTGATGCTATAGCCCGGCGCCATGGCCGCGCCGGCCATGAGGGCGATCATGAACTGGACCGGGAGCAGGAAGAGCAGCACCCCTGCAATCATCTGACTGTTGTTTGTTCGGCGCATGGTGAACGGATAGTGGCTCCCCCTTTATAATTCCTGCACAGGCCCGGCGGCGCCGGCTTTCGCAGCGTGGCCCGGATTGCTGTTAACGGCGTTAATGGAATCGGGGAGCAACACCGGGCGCCTACTTCGTCGCCATCGCGCGCAGGATCGCCATGATCCCGGGTTTTGTCCCCCTCGCAAATGGCGAGCCGAACTCTTCCATCTCCATATCACTGGAGCCGAACATCTCCTCGTTCAACCGGTCGGTGATCTCGTCGAATATCCGCTTATACGCGATACAGTGAGGATCGACACCCCGGATCTCTCCGTCCGTAGGGGCTATCGCGTTGTAGGGGCACCCGCCCCGGCAGTATTTGATGTGGGAGCATCCGGCGCACTCGCGGTCGACGTAGTCCCTGAACGCGTTCATGAGTCTCCCGGCCTTCGACCCGGCGAGGTCTTCGGCTGTGGGACGGTCGTAGACGTTCCCCATCACGTAATCCGGCATTCCGACGAAGCGATAGCAGGGATATATGCTCCCGTCGGGCCCGAAGGCAAGGGTGCTTCCCATGCAGTCCACGAACGTGCAGACGGTTCCGTGCCGGGTAAAGACGCACTTGCAGAGGTCGTTGATGTTCATGATCTCGATCTTGCCCAGGTTATCGAGGTACTTGTCGAGGAGGTAGACCAGGAGTTCCCCGTAGACCTCCGGCTCGAGCGCCCACTCTTTCGGGTTCTCGCTCCGGAGCGACGGCAGCGCCGGGTGCAGTTTGAGGGGGAAGCCGTTGGTCAAGAAGAAGTTGGCGATCTCCTCTTTGCGCTCGACCGAACGGCAGGTGAACGTGCAGATGAACCTGACCTCAAGCCCGTTTGCCTTTGCAATCTCATAGCCCCGCATGGTCTTTTCGAAGTAGCCCTTCCCTCTCTGCAGGTCGTTGATCTCCTCGGGGCCGTCGATGCTCGACCCGATCGGGATCTGGTATTCTGCGAATATCCGGGCCATCTCCGGGGTGAGCCTCCAGAGATTGCTCTGCAGGGCGAACGTCGGTTCGAGGTGGGCGAGGCCCTCGGAGAGGATAGGAAGTGCCTGCCGGTAGAACTCCGCGCCTGCAAGGAGGGGCTCTCCCCCGTGGAAGGTGA
The genomic region above belongs to Methanoculleus horonobensis and contains:
- the rsgA gene encoding ribosome small subunit-dependent GTPase A, coding for MSQPSFRCGEEHPYTLNDLGWTEEHERAFSKYTGPYLPGRVACRQKTVWDVLIDGGSVTAGISGALRRLGRFPAVGDFVVLLDQPEAGTTVIVDILPQKTRFARGAPGREGGDQVIAANIDTVFIVTAAGHDLNARRTERYLAIAHASGASPVIVINKSDLADDPAALADELAAASPGIPVIPVSAASGEGLDRLGPYLLPRRTIALIGSSGVGKSTLINRLMGRPVQETSHTRDYDDRGRHTTTVRQLFVLEGGALMIDNPGLREVGIGTASAGIAETFPEILELAEGCRFSDCRHEGEPGCAVQAAVAAGALPAARLESFQRLMRELAFEEEKAEIGLVRLEKKRWKAIGKCARDIGKMKGK
- a CDS encoding histidine kinase N-terminal 7TM domain-containing protein, producing the protein MSDLITVLFPILVGVCAVSAFATYGLGMYVFAKNPSSTVNRLFLAVALSATYWALGEYFLWQSADYDGYHFWLRASALWTFTIVLAVHFTLAFTGHPLTRRDKRGILLIGLYLPAVLLALIGIFTDQIFTVIFQPGMGYVYLPAPESAVSLAARAYIALAILLATYIGISSWRGAPRGRIRRQNRLVGIGIATIVGFGSLSGLILPALGIYTVNLVFIGIVLFCLLIAYAMHRYGLFTLSPETAVPEIIRTMPDGLLLTDIEGRIITTNASAAEIFGVAEADLPGQPVGRFVPEEMYASIRAAILEQGRVSDIEATPNGRKESVVSIAGTLVRNPEGDPAGFVMILRDITGRKAAETALRTANQKLSLLSRVTCHDIGNDITALAWYLNLLQEDRTHPEADTYLSHSIETVETIKKHLEFSREYQMLGVYQPVWQPLETMIAGAVTGIRHPGVEISTRVAPVEVYADPLSPRVAYNLIENALRHGGGVTRILVTAGEQSDGTLTVAFEDDGAGIPDDEKERIFRYGFGKNTGFGLAFSRDILSVTEIGIRETGTAGRGARFELLVPPRAWRPAEEADT
- a CDS encoding methyltransferase domain-containing protein, producing the protein MSGRSYVHGYTAREAERLSDQAETLAGLLHGDTRYPAGSRVLEAGCGTGAQTVILARNCPEARITSVDISEASLGEAKMRVQDAGIENVTFETGDIFDLRYEPGSFDHIFLCFVLEHLEEPRRALERLRPLLRERGTITVIEGDHGSAYFHPDSAHARRTIGCLVTLQREMGGNALIGRELYPLATGAGYRDVHVSPRMVYADGSRPDLIRGFTRLTFTAMVEGVGDNAVSRGMMSREDWARGIADLYRAAGPDGVFCYTFFKATGRK
- a CDS encoding DUF998 domain-containing protein, encoding MRRTNNSQMIAGVLLFLLPVQFMIALMAGAAMAPGYSININAISDLGVTGATAWLFNSSLFLAGLLNVIGGYFLYRSYGRGWILPVFVLTGAGAMGAAVFTLDIPGIHGLFALAAFVFFNVEAIACASLVRGPLKAISIIAGIVGLVFLVTHAASDFGIMSLYGPIGHGGSERMIVYPALLWLAGFGGYLMVPFGAKR
- a CDS encoding TIGR04083 family peptide-modifying radical SAM enzyme; its protein translation is MKSPFHVMIIPTLGCPSKCHYCWSSEEGSPKMSIETVREIAEWLKDYRSDQVTITFHGGEPLLAGAEFYRQALPILSEGLAHLEPTFALQSNLWRLTPEMARIFAEYQIPIGSSIDGPEEINDLQRGKGYFEKTMRGYEIAKANGLEVRFICTFTCRSVERKEEIANFFLTNGFPLKLHPALPSLRSENPKEWALEPEVYGELLVYLLDKYLDNLGKIEIMNINDLCKCVFTRHGTVCTFVDCMGSTLAFGPDGSIYPCYRFVGMPDYVMGNVYDRPTAEDLAGSKAGRLMNAFRDYVDRECAGCSHIKYCRGGCPYNAIAPTDGEIRGVDPHCIAYKRIFDEITDRLNEEMFGSSDMEMEEFGSPFARGTKPGIMAILRAMATK